The following coding sequences lie in one Halorarum halophilum genomic window:
- a CDS encoding ROK family protein: MASYVGVDLGATNVRAVVGDEEARILGKARRSTPNGPTGIAITEAVLDVVRDACEEAAVDPETVVAAGVASFGPFDLADGAVDNPANFPDTVDRIPLTGPLGKLLGTDEIHLHNDTAAGVIGERFHSERNPDDMVYLTVSSGIGTGVCVDGHVLSGWDGNAGEFGHVVVDPDGAMTCGCGRDGHWEAYCSGENVPKYARHLHETADVATDLPVDSAEFGAADVFTAHGEDPLADLVVERIQQWNLIGVTNIVHAYAPLVIFVGGAVALKNPELVVDHVREHLESQVFTNVPDVRLTELGDDVVVKGALASALTGGTGDRSRL, translated from the coding sequence ATGGCTTCGTACGTCGGCGTCGACCTCGGCGCGACGAACGTCCGCGCCGTCGTCGGCGACGAGGAGGCCCGGATCCTTGGTAAAGCACGCCGGTCGACGCCGAACGGCCCGACCGGAATCGCGATCACCGAGGCGGTCCTGGACGTGGTCCGGGACGCCTGCGAGGAGGCCGCCGTCGACCCGGAGACCGTGGTCGCCGCGGGCGTCGCCTCCTTCGGCCCGTTCGACCTCGCGGACGGCGCGGTCGACAACCCGGCCAACTTCCCGGACACCGTCGACCGCATCCCGCTCACCGGCCCCCTCGGGAAACTGCTCGGCACCGACGAGATCCACCTCCACAACGACACCGCCGCCGGCGTCATCGGCGAGCGGTTCCACAGCGAGCGCAACCCCGACGACATGGTGTACCTCACCGTCTCCTCGGGCATCGGCACCGGCGTCTGCGTCGACGGGCACGTGCTCTCCGGGTGGGACGGCAACGCGGGCGAGTTCGGGCACGTCGTCGTCGACCCCGACGGCGCCATGACGTGCGGCTGCGGCCGCGACGGCCACTGGGAGGCGTACTGCTCGGGCGAGAACGTCCCGAAGTACGCCCGCCACCTCCACGAGACGGCCGACGTGGCGACGGACCTCCCCGTCGACTCGGCGGAGTTCGGCGCCGCCGACGTGTTCACGGCACACGGCGAGGACCCGCTCGCGGACCTCGTCGTCGAGCGCATACAGCAGTGGAACCTCATCGGCGTCACGAACATCGTCCACGCGTACGCCCCGCTCGTCATCTTCGTCGGCGGCGCGGTCGCGCTGAAGAACCCCGAACTCGTCGTCGACCACGTCAGGGAGCACCTGGAGAGCCAGGTGTTCACGAACGTCCCCGACGTGCGCCTCACCGAACTCGGCGACGACGTGGTCGTGAAGGGGGCGCTCGCCTCGGCGCTCACCGGCGGCACCGGCGACCGGAGCCGCCTGTAA
- a CDS encoding universal stress protein, giving the protein MAIETVLLAVGRDDDARMKRMVEAAVDLAASADARVIVAHAFPTQGAVDDALGQLDITGGSPDDVTRRLESVRVARSELESAGVDFEIRGLVGDPGSAISDLAGEVGADRVIVGGRKRSPTGKAVFGSTAQEILLSAPCPVTFVRE; this is encoded by the coding sequence ATGGCTATCGAAACCGTGCTGCTCGCGGTCGGTCGCGACGACGACGCTCGGATGAAGCGAATGGTCGAGGCCGCCGTCGACCTGGCCGCCTCGGCCGACGCCCGAGTCATCGTAGCTCACGCCTTCCCGACGCAGGGGGCCGTGGACGACGCGCTGGGCCAGCTCGACATCACCGGCGGATCGCCCGACGACGTGACCCGCCGGCTGGAGAGCGTCCGCGTCGCGCGGTCCGAGCTCGAGTCGGCCGGGGTGGACTTCGAGATCCGTGGCCTCGTCGGCGACCCCGGCAGCGCCATCTCGGACCTGGCCGGCGAGGTCGGCGCCGACCGCGTCATCGTCGGCGGGCGGAAGCGCTCCCCGACCGGGAAGGCCGTCTTCGGCAGCACGGCCCAGGAGATCCTCCTGTCCGCGCCGTGCCCCGTCACGTTCGTGCGCGAGTGA
- a CDS encoding SDR family NAD(P)-dependent oxidoreductase, with protein sequence MNPDLRGRTALVTGSAAGIGRGFALACAEHGADVAVHYRSSGTEAEATAEEARERGVEAITVRGDVTDPDEVDALFADVEERLGAVDVLVNNVGAFAPEHWADIDFERWQTVLHTNVNGTYLCSKRALPGMRESGWGRIVNVGYAGSEKGLIHPKNAPYFIAKTGVLMFTRMLAADTADDGITVNAVSPYVVETSDAFPDEAPRGRWAAVEDLVNVLLFYLQEESGYVSGENVEVDGGYLPEKL encoded by the coding sequence ATGAACCCCGACCTGCGCGGGCGAACCGCGCTCGTCACCGGGAGCGCGGCGGGCATCGGTCGCGGCTTCGCGCTCGCGTGCGCCGAACACGGCGCGGACGTGGCCGTCCACTACCGGTCGAGCGGGACGGAGGCCGAGGCGACGGCCGAGGAGGCGCGCGAGCGCGGCGTCGAGGCGATCACGGTGCGTGGGGACGTGACGGATCCCGACGAGGTGGACGCCCTGTTCGCCGACGTCGAGGAACGGCTCGGCGCGGTGGACGTGCTCGTCAACAACGTCGGCGCCTTCGCACCCGAGCACTGGGCCGACATCGACTTCGAGCGGTGGCAGACAGTCCTGCACACGAACGTCAACGGGACGTACCTCTGTTCGAAGCGCGCGCTGCCGGGGATGCGCGAGTCGGGCTGGGGGCGCATCGTCAACGTCGGCTACGCCGGCAGTGAGAAGGGGCTGATCCACCCGAAGAACGCGCCGTACTTCATCGCCAAGACGGGCGTCCTGATGTTCACGCGGATGCTCGCGGCGGACACGGCCGACGACGGGATCACCGTCAACGCCGTCTCGCCGTACGTCGTCGAGACCTCCGACGCGTTCCCCGACGAGGCTCCCCGCGGCCGCTGGGCCGCCGTCGAGGACCTCGTGAACGTCCTGCTGTTCTACCTACAGGAGGAGTCGGGGTACGTCTCGGGCGAGAACGTGGAGGTCGACGGGGGTTATCTGCCGGAGAAGCTCTGA
- a CDS encoding DUF5611 family protein — protein sequence MKQYKMRRGEHLEERMPDLKGEIEKRFGPVAGTEEFDGHELYVVEEPENPVFDRVVAGAASYSGKKDKLAVHFEERPAEDVIAEGNADAAADAVDAKNSFLLDATGRDAKSRRESLKREVEDDAPDY from the coding sequence ATGAAACAGTACAAGATGCGCCGCGGGGAGCACCTCGAGGAACGTATGCCGGACCTGAAGGGGGAGATCGAGAAGCGGTTCGGCCCGGTCGCGGGCACCGAGGAGTTCGACGGCCACGAGCTCTACGTCGTCGAGGAGCCGGAGAACCCCGTGTTCGACCGCGTCGTCGCAGGGGCCGCCTCCTACTCCGGCAAGAAGGACAAGCTCGCGGTCCACTTCGAGGAGCGCCCGGCCGAGGACGTCATCGCCGAGGGGAACGCCGACGCCGCCGCCGACGCGGTCGACGCGAAGAACTCCTTCCTGCTCGACGCGACGGGCCGGGACGCGAAGTCGCGACGCGAGTCGCTGAAGCGCGAGGTCGAGGACGACGCGCCCGACTACTGA
- a CDS encoding DUF7093 family protein, giving the protein MGLRCLLGHDFTEPTTEREREERGDEVITTIREVKECRRCGETQVVAENTEVTSLSRRFGGDTDGRSESEADSRGTTHTDDPVVAPETGSVESSSGPEAATGTDAVVDEAEPEDDGFDHPRGDPDSVDPTVEDDAEIIREGPADATNEGSADESADRSTGTGADVSAGGERGHGEWPNSDRTHPTEAEGETRPDAAGGWPDPEAEHDAPSDGSDGRRDVEDAAATEARTGIASDVDRSGADHQATGASNADADRPEPDRETRTPAPEDEDVEFIDADAAADDSDDGPSPWPEQEGDDEGFDAEVGDGRPDEDVTVDGNLTPRVNPNAEVDEDAEFVESSSSPSTSSRSRSGADEGAGSQASRSSGAPTSTPSKHAKNGSRNGGGEGRRTGQARQPTATHEVELTTTAGDREMEYICPNCGKREPVGASSMRAGDICPECKRGYIEERELE; this is encoded by the coding sequence ATGGGACTCAGGTGCCTGCTCGGTCACGACTTCACGGAGCCGACGACCGAGCGAGAGCGCGAAGAACGGGGGGACGAGGTCATCACCACGATCCGGGAGGTGAAGGAGTGCCGGCGGTGCGGCGAGACGCAGGTGGTCGCCGAGAACACGGAGGTCACCTCGCTGAGCAGGCGGTTCGGCGGCGATACGGACGGCCGCTCCGAATCGGAGGCCGACAGCAGGGGGACGACGCACACCGACGACCCGGTGGTCGCGCCCGAGACCGGGTCCGTCGAGAGTTCGAGCGGTCCCGAGGCCGCCACCGGAACGGACGCCGTCGTCGACGAGGCGGAGCCCGAGGACGACGGCTTCGACCACCCGCGCGGCGACCCCGATAGCGTCGACCCGACCGTCGAGGACGACGCCGAGATCATCCGGGAGGGACCCGCGGACGCGACGAACGAGGGGTCGGCGGACGAGTCGGCCGACCGCTCGACCGGGACGGGGGCGGACGTGTCGGCCGGGGGCGAGCGCGGCCACGGCGAGTGGCCGAACTCGGACAGGACCCATCCCACTGAGGCGGAGGGTGAGACCCGGCCCGACGCGGCCGGCGGCTGGCCGGACCCGGAGGCCGAACACGACGCGCCGAGCGACGGGTCAGACGGCAGACGCGACGTCGAGGACGCGGCGGCGACGGAGGCCCGAACCGGCATCGCCTCCGACGTCGATCGATCGGGGGCTGACCACCAGGCGACCGGCGCCTCGAACGCCGACGCCGACCGCCCGGAGCCCGACCGCGAGACGCGGACCCCGGCCCCCGAGGACGAGGACGTGGAGTTCATCGACGCGGACGCCGCCGCCGACGACTCGGACGACGGCCCGTCCCCCTGGCCCGAGCAGGAGGGCGACGACGAGGGGTTCGACGCCGAGGTCGGCGACGGGCGCCCCGACGAGGACGTAACGGTTGACGGCAACCTCACGCCGCGGGTGAACCCGAACGCGGAGGTCGACGAGGACGCCGAGTTCGTCGAGTCGTCGTCGAGTCCGTCGACCTCGTCCCGATCCCGTTCCGGGGCCGACGAAGGGGCAGGCTCGCAGGCGAGTCGGTCGTCCGGAGCACCTACCTCCACTCCGTCAAAGCACGCGAAGAACGGCAGCCGGAACGGTGGCGGCGAGGGTCGCCGAACCGGACAGGCCCGGCAGCCGACGGCGACACACGAGGTGGAACTGACCACCACCGCCGGCGACCGGGAGATGGAGTACATCTGCCCGAACTGCGGCAAGCGCGAGCCGGTCGGCGCCTCCTCGATGCGCGCGGGCGACATCTGTCCCGAGTGCAAGCGCGGCTACATCGAGGAACGCGAACTCGAGTGA
- a CDS encoding DUF6432 family protein, translating to MKARSEFRDRADVEVAVLDALVARADEGMTVLELRSGVDAGIDELEDALATLKEDGLIEVDDDGERVRIFPEERVIPNPGEAPDEEATIIDVIRDRFGL from the coding sequence ATGAAGGCGCGGTCCGAGTTCCGCGACAGGGCGGACGTGGAAGTCGCGGTCCTCGACGCCCTCGTCGCCAGGGCCGACGAGGGGATGACGGTCCTCGAACTGCGTTCGGGCGTGGACGCCGGCATCGACGAACTCGAGGACGCGCTCGCGACCCTGAAGGAGGACGGGCTCATCGAGGTCGACGACGACGGCGAGCGGGTCCGCATCTTCCCGGAGGAGCGCGTGATCCCGAATCCGGGGGAGGCGCCCGACGAGGAGGCGACCATCATCGACGTCATCCGCGACCGGTTCGGCCTCTGA
- the ygfZ gene encoding CAF17-like 4Fe-4S cluster assembly/insertion protein YgfZ produces MSLVADLHDDHGATFEERGGREVVAHYGRPDSAARAVRNGVGAIEMGYGVVVVEGDDRVDFVDNAVSNRVPDSDGEGTYSLLLDPQGRIETDMYVYNAGERLLLFTPPDRAEPLVEDWSGKVFIDDVELRDASAEFGVFGVHGGTATEKIASVLNGAGAPEPALSFVRGRIDGGPEEDIGVTVVATDAPLGEEGYEVICAAEDAPHVFDTLLTRGLNAAPFGYRTWDALTLEAGTPQFEPELRGRLPNVVGLRNAVDFEKGCFVGQEVVSKVENRGRPSQRLVGLQPQELPDSGAAVFASDSAVGEVTRAVESPTLDAPVALAFVDFDSDGSDLTIRVDGDEVAAERIDLPFVEGSADSARLPAYPE; encoded by the coding sequence ATGAGCCTCGTCGCGGACCTCCACGACGACCACGGCGCGACGTTCGAGGAGCGCGGCGGCCGCGAGGTCGTCGCCCACTACGGCCGGCCCGATAGCGCCGCCCGCGCGGTCAGGAACGGCGTCGGCGCCATCGAGATGGGCTACGGCGTCGTCGTCGTCGAGGGCGACGACCGCGTCGACTTCGTCGACAACGCGGTCTCCAACCGCGTCCCCGACTCCGACGGCGAGGGGACCTACTCGCTGCTGCTCGACCCCCAGGGCCGGATCGAGACGGACATGTACGTGTACAACGCCGGCGAGCGACTGCTCCTCTTCACGCCGCCCGACCGGGCGGAACCCCTCGTCGAGGACTGGTCCGGGAAGGTGTTCATCGACGACGTGGAGCTCCGCGACGCGAGCGCGGAGTTCGGCGTGTTCGGCGTCCACGGCGGCACCGCGACGGAGAAGATCGCGTCCGTCCTGAACGGCGCCGGCGCGCCCGAACCCGCGCTCTCGTTCGTTCGCGGGCGGATTGACGGCGGCCCCGAGGAGGATATCGGCGTCACGGTCGTCGCGACGGACGCGCCGCTGGGGGAGGAGGGGTACGAGGTCATCTGCGCGGCAGAGGACGCCCCCCACGTGTTCGACACGCTCCTGACGCGGGGGCTGAACGCGGCACCGTTCGGCTACCGGACCTGGGACGCGCTCACCCTCGAGGCGGGCACGCCGCAGTTCGAGCCCGAACTGCGCGGAAGGCTGCCGAACGTCGTCGGCCTCCGCAACGCGGTCGACTTCGAGAAGGGCTGTTTCGTCGGCCAGGAGGTCGTCTCGAAGGTAGAGAACCGCGGCCGGCCGAGCCAGCGGCTCGTCGGCCTCCAGCCCCAGGAACTCCCCGACTCCGGAGCGGCCGTCTTCGCCAGCGACAGCGCGGTCGGCGAGGTGACTCGCGCCGTCGAGTCGCCGACGCTCGACGCTCCCGTCGCGCTCGCGTTCGTCGACTTCGACTCCGACGGGAGCGACCTGACTATCCGCGTCGACGGCGACGAGGTAGCCGCCGAACGTATCGACCTCCCCTTCGTCGAGGGCAGCGCGGATTCGGCCCGACTCCCGGCGTACCCCGAGTGA